One stretch of Pararhizobium qamdonense DNA includes these proteins:
- the fabI gene encoding enoyl-ACP reductase FabI encodes MTGIMNGKRGLIMGVANSHSIAWGIAQAVAAEGAELAFTYQGEALGKRVKPLAAEVNSDLVIPCDVEDIASVDSAIATIKEKWGKLDFIVHAIGFSDKNELKGLYADTSRENFSRTMVISCFSFTEIAKRAAELMTDGGTMLTLTYGGSVRVMPNYNVMGVAKAALEASVRYLAADYGARGIRVNAISAGPIRTLAGAGISDARAMLSWQQKNSPMRRTVTIEDVGGSALYLLSGLSRGVTGEIHYVDSGYNITSMPALDTLRTADAE; translated from the coding sequence ATGAACGGAAAGCGCGGCCTCATCATGGGGGTCGCCAACAGCCACTCCATCGCCTGGGGCATCGCGCAGGCGGTTGCGGCTGAAGGCGCTGAACTTGCCTTCACCTATCAGGGCGAGGCGCTCGGCAAGCGCGTCAAGCCGCTGGCGGCCGAGGTGAACTCCGATCTGGTCATTCCCTGTGACGTCGAAGACATCGCCTCCGTCGATAGCGCCATTGCCACCATCAAGGAAAAATGGGGCAAGCTCGACTTTATCGTTCATGCGATCGGCTTTTCCGACAAGAACGAGCTGAAAGGCCTCTACGCCGACACGTCGCGCGAAAACTTCAGCCGCACGATGGTCATCTCCTGCTTTTCCTTCACCGAAATCGCCAAGCGCGCGGCCGAGCTGATGACCGATGGCGGCACGATGCTGACGCTTACCTATGGCGGCTCCGTGCGGGTCATGCCGAACTACAATGTCATGGGCGTGGCCAAGGCGGCGCTTGAGGCTTCCGTGCGCTATCTCGCTGCCGACTACGGCGCACGCGGCATCCGCGTCAACGCGATTTCGGCCGGCCCGATCCGGACGCTGGCCGGTGCCGGTATTTCCGATGCGCGCGCCATGCTGTCCTGGCAGCAGAAGAACTCGCCCATGCGCCGCACGGTGACGATCGAGGATGTGGGCGGCTCGGCACTCTACCTGCTCTCCGGCCTGTCGCGCGGCGTTACCGGCGAGATCCATTATGTCGACTCCGGCTATAACATTACCTCGATGCCGGCCCTCGATACATTGCGCACGGCGGACGCGGAGTAA
- the htpG gene encoding molecular chaperone HtpG, translated as MSDAAEKPVENHVFEADVARLLHLMVHSVYSDKDVFLRELISNAADACEKLRYEAISAPELLNDDPTPRITLTLDAESNRLVVEDNGIGMSRDDMVEALGTIARSGTRAFMERVEAAKAGEGAQLIGQFGVGFYSAFMVADKVDVVSRHADSAHAFVWSSDGKGSYTVSEADLSDAPARGTRITLHLMDDAKSYTSKWSVQKIVKDQSGHVPVPIDLIEKPGDDAERIGDGTALWTKSRSEITKEDYADFYRGVSGQYDEPALTVHFRAEGRHEYTGLAFVPESKPMDMFDPSAKGRMKLYVKRVFITDDAELLPRYLRFVRGLVDTSDLPLNVSREMIQESPILAAIRKGLTNRVLSAIEKLAESDKDAFAKLWDAFGAVLKEGIYDDFERREQLIALSRFRTTTSDEAARSLADYVKDMKDAQAAIYYLTGDNLDRLKASPQLEGFRARGIEVLLLTDSVDSFWVTAAPDFEGKPFKSITQGAADLTQVPTADGETAATPETSEAVTGFIAFAKTTLGDAVSDVRASDRLTESAVCLVAPEQGYDRQLEKLLQGSGRLDMIAKPVLEINPTNGLISALAASGSDEFRTDAVQLLLDQARVLDGDKPQDPRAFAERLSRLFERALKG; from the coding sequence ATGAGCGATGCCGCCGAAAAACCCGTTGAAAATCACGTCTTCGAAGCCGATGTGGCGCGCCTGCTGCATCTCATGGTGCACTCGGTCTATTCCGACAAGGACGTGTTCCTGCGCGAGCTGATCTCCAACGCGGCTGATGCCTGCGAGAAGCTGCGCTACGAGGCCATCAGCGCGCCGGAACTGCTCAATGACGACCCCACACCGCGCATCACGCTGACGCTTGACGCCGAAAGCAACAGGCTGGTCGTCGAGGACAATGGCATCGGCATGAGCCGCGACGATATGGTCGAGGCGCTCGGCACCATCGCCCGTTCCGGCACGCGCGCCTTCATGGAGCGCGTCGAGGCGGCCAAGGCCGGCGAAGGTGCACAGCTGATCGGCCAGTTCGGTGTTGGCTTCTATTCCGCCTTCATGGTGGCCGACAAGGTCGATGTCGTCTCGCGCCATGCCGACAGCGCCCATGCCTTTGTCTGGTCGTCGGACGGCAAGGGAAGCTACACCGTGTCCGAGGCCGATCTCTCTGACGCTCCGGCACGCGGCACCCGCATCACGCTGCACCTGATGGACGATGCCAAGAGCTATACGTCCAAATGGAGCGTCCAGAAGATCGTCAAGGACCAGTCCGGCCATGTGCCGGTGCCGATCGACCTGATCGAGAAGCCCGGCGATGACGCCGAGCGTATTGGCGATGGAACGGCGTTGTGGACGAAATCGCGCAGCGAGATCACCAAGGAAGACTATGCCGATTTCTATCGCGGCGTTTCCGGCCAGTATGATGAACCGGCGCTCACCGTGCATTTCCGCGCCGAAGGCCGCCACGAATATACCGGTCTTGCCTTCGTGCCGGAATCCAAGCCGATGGACATGTTCGATCCTTCCGCCAAGGGCCGCATGAAGCTCTACGTCAAGCGGGTTTTCATCACCGACGATGCCGAGCTTCTGCCGCGCTACCTGCGTTTCGTGCGCGGCCTTGTCGATACGTCCGACCTGCCGCTCAACGTCTCGCGCGAGATGATCCAGGAAAGCCCGATCCTTGCTGCCATCCGCAAGGGGCTGACCAACCGCGTGCTGAGCGCCATCGAAAAGCTTGCCGAAAGCGACAAGGACGCCTTTGCCAAGCTCTGGGATGCGTTCGGCGCCGTGCTGAAAGAGGGCATTTACGACGACTTCGAGCGCCGGGAACAGCTGATCGCGCTGTCACGCTTCCGCACCACCACATCTGATGAGGCGGCGCGGTCGCTGGCCGATTACGTCAAGGACATGAAGGACGCGCAGGCGGCGATCTATTACCTGACGGGCGACAATCTCGACCGGCTGAAGGCCTCGCCGCAGCTTGAAGGTTTTCGCGCCCGAGGCATCGAGGTTCTGCTGCTCACCGATTCCGTCGATAGCTTCTGGGTGACGGCCGCACCCGATTTCGAAGGCAAGCCGTTCAAGTCGATCACGCAAGGGGCCGCCGACCTGACGCAAGTCCCCACGGCCGATGGCGAAACAGCGGCAACGCCTGAGACATCCGAAGCCGTCACCGGGTTCATTGCCTTTGCCAAGACAACGCTCGGCGATGCTGTATCGGACGTGCGGGCATCCGACCGTCTGACGGAAAGCGCCGTCTGCCTGGTAGCGCCCGAACAGGGCTATGACCGCCAGCTGGAAAAGCTGCTGCAGGGCTCTGGCCGGCTGGACATGATTGCCAAGCCCGTGCTTGAGATCAACCCAACCAACGGTCTGATTTCGGCTCTGGCCGCCAGTGGCAGCGACGAATTCCGCACCGATGCCGTGCAGCTCCTGCTCGACCAGGCCCGCGTCCTCGACGGCGACAAGCCGCAAGACCCCCGCGCCTTTGCCGAGCGGCTTTCGCGGCTGTTCGAGCGGGCTTTGAAAGGGTAG
- a CDS encoding type II toxin-antitoxin system HicA family toxin: MERDSKAIIKRLKAEGFEIVSISGSHHKLRKGAKTIIVPHPKKDLPTGTARAIAKQAGWI, encoded by the coding sequence ATGGAGCGTGACAGCAAAGCGATTATCAAACGCCTCAAGGCCGAAGGGTTCGAGATCGTGTCCATAAGTGGCTCGCACCATAAGCTTCGGAAGGGTGCAAAGACCATCATCGTTCCACACCCGAAAAAGGATTTGCCGACGGGAACGGCACGCGCCATTGCAAAACAGGCCGGATGGATTTGA
- a CDS encoding type II toxin-antitoxin system HicB family antitoxin codes for MKHFIALVHKDKDSAYGVTFPDLPGVFSAADEEEDLTANAVEAIRLWAEDQPVPVPSSHDEIMRLDDVSGELAAGAFLMRVPFIEDSTRIVRANVTFEKGMLDAIDMAARERGLTRSAFLASCARKEIEAA; via the coding sequence ATGAAACACTTCATTGCTCTCGTTCATAAAGACAAAGACAGTGCCTATGGCGTCACCTTTCCAGACCTTCCAGGCGTTTTCTCCGCTGCCGATGAGGAAGAGGATTTGACCGCAAACGCGGTGGAAGCAATCCGGCTATGGGCCGAGGACCAGCCCGTGCCGGTCCCCTCCTCGCATGACGAGATCATGCGCCTGGACGATGTTTCCGGCGAATTGGCTGCGGGCGCCTTCCTGATGCGGGTCCCCTTTATCGAGGACAGCACCCGGATCGTGCGCGCCAATGTCACGTTTGAAAAGGGCATGCTGGATGCCATCGACATGGCCGCCCGCGAACGGGGCCTGACGCGTTCAGCCTTTCTGGCCAGCTGTGCCCGCAAGGAAATCGAAGCGGCCTGA